CCGAGGTCTTGTCGATCGAGACCAACTCGCCCGCCAACGCGTCGCCCGAGTCGAGCCAGACCTGGTCCTCCGCGCCGCGGTACGCGGCCGACTCGGCCCGCACGCGATGGACGTCCGGCCCGCTAGCGGCCGCGAACCACACCGCTTGGACCGCCGGCTTGTCTAGCGTTACCGCGTTGAGCTGCGTGTTGCGCAGCAGCCACTCGCCGTCGGCGAGCTGCACCGCCCCGCCCCGCGCCCAGGCCGGGCCGCACGCGATGACCGATCCGTCCGCCAGCAGCGCGGTCGGCAGCGGGCCGCGCTCGGCCGGCGCTCCCCAGCGGACCAGCTCGTCGGCGGCGACCCGCCGCGGCTTGCCCTCAACGAGGAACTCTACAGCGTTTTCGCTCAGGGTCGAGAACATCGCCTCGACCGCCGGCTGGCCCAACCGCAGCAGCTCGCCCGAGGGGAGCGGCGTGTCCTCTTGGGCGAACGCCGCGTACGGCGTTGCGACCACGGCCGCCAGCAGAGCAACCGCTCGGCCGGCGCCGCGACTCGTTCTTCTGGTTCGCTTCAAGTGCATCCGTTCCCACTCAACGCTGAAAAATCGGCAACAGGTCATTCGGGATCTGCAGGATGATCGACGCCATCGCGGTCGAGTACACCGGCCCGATGTTGCTGTCGTCCCAGCGGCCGTCGGGCTGCTGGGCGGCGAGCAGGTCGTCGCGGATGGCCGGGTACCAGCGGGCCCACCGCTCTCCGCCGGCCTGCCACATCGCCTGCACGCCGTAGTAGTGGCCATAGTAGAAGTGCCCCGCGCGGCGGCCGATGACCCCGGGTCGCCGCCCCGGCTGCCGCAGGCCCGGCAGGTGCTGGTCGAGGTACGCCAGGCCGCGTTCGATCTCCGGCCCCTCGTACACGCCGGCGCTGTACAGCGCCACCACGCCGGCGGCCGAGCGCGGGAACACGCTGCCGCGCTGGTTGAGCATGTAGCGGAACCCGCCGTCGGGGTTCTGGCACTTGCGGACGTAGTTCGTGCACTTCTCGACCGTGTCGGCCGGCACGTGGATGCCGGCGTTCCGCGCCGCCCGCAGCGCCATGATCTGGCAGATCGTGACCGACAGGTCGGCGTCGTCGGGGCGCGGCTGGTACCGCCAGCCCCCCTCGTCGTTCTGGGTGCTGACAATCAGGTTGATCGCCGCGGTCAGCTTGTCACGCAGGTCGTCCCGCGGCGACATGCCGTACGCCTCGGCCAGGAACAGCGTCGCGAAGCCGTGCCCGTACATCGGCCCCTGGCTGGTCGCGCCGCCGATCGTGATGAACCCGCTCGGCTGCGACGCCGACAGCAAGTAGTTCAGGCAGCGGTCGAGGTTCACCGCGTACTGGCCCCGCTCGGGCGTGCTGCCGCTGGCCAGGTAAGCCATGCCGGACAGCCCGACCACCGCCACGTTCCGCCCGTAGCCGCCGCCGTAGGCGCCGTCGTCGTTCTGCGAGCGGGCCAGGTAGGCCAGACCACGGTCGACCGCCTGGTCGGCCGGCGCAATCAGCGCCGCGGCGGTCTCAGCCGGGCTCTGGGCGGCAACCGGCGCCGCCGGCGCCCCGAGCACGAGAGCCATCAACGCAGCCCAGTTCTTCCACATAGTCTTCTGCACAGGCCGCCAATGGCTCGCGGGGTGAGTGGGCAATCCTTCTGATACCACTGGCATTCTACCGGCCTGGCTCTCAAAGCGGCTACCGCACGGCGCTAGCAAGCCACCGGTCGCCGGACCGTTTAGTCCGAAACATCGATCGGAGGGGACAATACCTCGTGGATTTTGGGGCCTCAATCGCCGCAAACCCTATCCAACAACAGCTTTGCACCAAATCGCCGTTGGGCTAACCGTGGGGTTTTGTCCACACCGCCCCGCATCGGGGCCGAATAGGGGACACGACCCGAAGGTTGCTTCCGAGACAGACCCTTGGCCAGCTCTATTGGACCGCGCTGGGCACGATTTCTCTACTACGAAATGGCGAGATAGTCGGCTGGACTCCTCACCGCGTTCATCAGCCGCGGGGCGTTAGCCCCCGGTTCACAACCTCCACGACGGCCAGCCAACCGGACGCCAACGTGTGCCGGCTTATGGCGGATCGCAAGTCAACGCCGCTCGGGTGGCACGCCCTCCAAGGGCGTGGTCAATCACCACCAGGGCAGCCACGCCCCTTTAGG
This Posidoniimonas polymericola DNA region includes the following protein-coding sequences:
- a CDS encoding prenyltransferase/squalene oxidase repeat-containing protein, with amino-acid sequence MALVLGAPAAPVAAQSPAETAAALIAPADQAVDRGLAYLARSQNDDGAYGGGYGRNVAVVGLSGMAYLASGSTPERGQYAVNLDRCLNYLLSASQPSGFITIGGATSQGPMYGHGFATLFLAEAYGMSPRDDLRDKLTAAINLIVSTQNDEGGWRYQPRPDDADLSVTICQIMALRAARNAGIHVPADTVEKCTNYVRKCQNPDGGFRYMLNQRGSVFPRSAAGVVALYSAGVYEGPEIERGLAYLDQHLPGLRQPGRRPGVIGRRAGHFYYGHYYGVQAMWQAGGERWARWYPAIRDDLLAAQQPDGRWDDSNIGPVYSTAMASIILQIPNDLLPIFQR